The bacterium genome includes the window GATGTGTGAACCAAGGAATCCCGATGCTCCAGTAACGAGTATTTTTTTTGCCGAGCGCTTCATGAAATAATCCATCTAATGGGATTAGCCGGAGTCAACGATACAAAATCAATCACAGCCATCCATGTTCCTTGTACCAGTCAACGGTTGCACGAAGACCTTCCTTAAGTCTGAACCCCGGTTTCCAGCCAAGCTCCCTTCTTGCCTTTTCAGCAGACGCGTACCAGTAAAGGGCTCTGAATTGGCGAACCTGGTCAGGAGAAATTCCGCGGGCGTTTGCAATATCGTGGTTCCACCATGCTGCAAGCGACACAAGCCAGAACGGAATCTTACGCCTGCGTCCTTTTTTTTCCTTTCCTAGAACATCCTCTATGCAATCGTAAAGCAAATCCAGAGTGTAGCACTCTCCGTCAGTAATCTGATATACCCCTCCGGGCTCGACTTCGGCGGAAAGGGCTGACAGGGCTGCGTTAGCGGCGTCCTTGACATAGACCATCGAAGTGTAGATAGGTTTATACCCCATCAGAGGAATTGTCCTGCCGCTGGCGGCCTTGAAAAAGCCGAGAATATTGCGGTCCCGAGGCCCGTATATCATCGAATAGCGCAGGCTGATTGTGAATAGGCTTTTGGATAGTGATGACAGGGTTCTTTCGGCTTCAAGCTTGCTCCGGCCGTAGTGGGATACAGGTCTATCGGGATCGGTCTCTGTTCTTGCCTCGGGTCCGCTCCCCGGACCTCCTGCGGCAAGGCTCGATACGAAAACGAATCGTTTGACTCCTTTGTTGATGCACTCCACGACAAGTTTCTTTGTCAGTTCGAGGTTTGTTCGGCGCGAATCCCTTTCATTTCTCGAAGTAGTGGCTAGCACTCCTGCGTTATGGATGACATAGTCGATTCCCTCAAGATACGAGGAGATTTTATCCTTGTCAGAGAGTTCCGCCCTGATGACGTTTAAGCCCTCGCCGAGCCACCCGGCGGAGCTTTCCGGCCTTATGAGCGCGTAAACATCATAGCCACGGCTTCTTGCAGCTTCACATATGTGAGAGCCCAGGAAGCCGGATGCACCGGTAACGAGTACTCTTTCAGACATTAGCTCTGGAATCTCTGATCTTTTTAGACCAGCATCTTGCCTCTTTCAAGACCTCCGCTTCATCGAGACCGGTGACTTTTCCATCCTTAAGAACCCTTCTGCCTTCAACATACACATCCCTTACATCAGACCCTCCTGCCGCATAAACAAGAGTCGAATAAACGTCATAAGAAGGCGTGTTATGCGGCCGCGACAGATCAACAACCACAACATCAGCCTTCTTTCCAACCTCGATTGATCCGAGTTCGGCCTCAATGCCCCATGTACGGGCGGCATCGATGGTGACGGTTCGCAGAGCCTCCTTGGCAGAAAGCGATGTAGGGTCAAGAGAACTCCCTTTTGCAAGGAGCGCGGCAAGCCGCATCTCCTCCCAGATATCCAGATTGTTGTTCGACGCCGCGCTGTCCGTTCCGAGCGACATGCGGATACCTTTTTTCAAATAGAGTCCGAAGGGCGGTATTCCCGATGCAAGCTTAAGGTTCGATTGAGGACATAGCACAACACCAATATTATCCTTCTTTAGGAGGTCCAGGTCCCCTTCCTGAGGCCAAACCATGTGGACAAGACCAATCCGGGTATCAAGCAGACCTATTTCGCTCAAGTATGCAACCTGGCTCTTACCGCGTTTGGCAATGGATTCCTGCGCTTCTTTTTCCGTCTCGGCGCAGTGTATCTGTACTGGCAGATTCCACAGCGAGGCAAGTTCTGCCGCACGGTGCAGCTGGTCTTCGGTTGTCGCATAAGTGGAATGACAGGCTATGGATAGGTGCACAAGCGAATCGTCCCGATACTTCTCGTATTGCTCCTTGATGTTCTTGAAGGTATCTTCGGGGTTCTTGGCCGAAGGCGTAGGGAAAGCAAGAAGCCCTTCTCCTAGCTGGATTCTTATGCCGGCATCTTTTGCGGCTCGGGCAGCCTCGTGCTCGAAAAAGTACATGTCGGAGAAAAAGGTTGTTCCGGACTTAAGCATCTCGACCGCAGCGAGCCTTACACCTGCCCTGATAAACTCCGGAGAAAGATGTTTTGCCTCAAGCGGCCAGATGTGTCCGGAAAGCCATTCATCCAGGGGAAGATCGTCCGCAATACCCCTGAAGAGACACATTGCAGCATGGTTGTGGGAGTTGATTAACCCCGGTATTATGGCAGCATCACCGTAATCAATGGTTTCGACTGAAAAAACTTTATCCTCTGTGCTCCCCGTCGACTTAATCGTGCCTCCCTCTATCTCCACATAGCCTGGAGAAAAAAGAGAAGCTTTCTCGTCCATTGAAACTACGTGCTTCGCTTTAAGCAGGAAGTGATTGCTTGCGTTCATTATCACGATGATATCGATTTTAACTATTCAAGTCAAGCAAAAAGCACGCAGCGATGCTGTGAGTCGCGGATACAACGACATTATTTAACAGGTATCTATCTCCATGATATATGCACCGCGGCTACGGGCCAATCATGATAATAACAAGTAGCTTCCAATACAATCTTGCTCAATACTCAGCAAACGACTGTAATTTTGACCCATTTCTATCATAGTTGACAATTGCCCGTGTCGAGTTATCGTGCCTGTGATGGATAATTGTCTTGACTCAGCCGTTCTTTGGCTTAGAATTATTGAATTGTAGGCGTCGGATTGTTCGAAAGTTTTTCATATCCCAGGAGGATAAATGAGACGTAGTATAGTACTTGTATGTCTTTCATTTTTAACAGGTTTCGGCGTTAAGCTCGAACTGCACGACGGCCGAACACTCAAGACTAGCGATATATTTTTCAACGGAAAACAGTTCATCACTGATACGGACACAATACCGGCAGGCGAGGTTAAGGAAGTCATCTTTGAAAACACGACCGGTCAGGGTTCGGGAACAGCAAGAGTAAGCGGCGATATTGCTGAACTTTTAAGCAATGCTCAAACAGCGAAGGAGAAATTCCCTGATGCAAAGGGAATACTGCTTCTTGATGACGGAAGCGATATCCTGATGGATGACCGCACACAGATTTATTCATATCACATGGCTTATCTCGTGCTCTCAGAAGCGCGGAAGGATATTGCCACTTTCAGGGCATACTACAGGGAGGGTGAGAACGACGTAAAGGTCCACTTTGCAAGGGTAATAAAGCCCGACGGTAAGGTCATCGAACTCGACAAGTCGACGATAAGGATAGAAACCCCGCCCAGGGAGGATATAGTCTTTTTCGGAAAAGGGCAGTGGATGACGTTTACACTTCCAGGCGTTGAGATAGGCGATATTGTTGAGTATTCGTACGAAAGCATAGATTTGAACCCGTGGAACAAGGATATATTCGATGCCGGTTTTTATTTCGAGGGCGAAGACCCCTACGTCTTTTCCCGGCTTACCGTGGACGTGCCCGAGACCGAATTCATAAAATGGAGGTCGTACCGGATGCCTGCGGGAGCATCCGAACCCGTAATCTCGACGAAAGACGGCAGAAAAACCTATGTCTGGACAACTAAAAACATGAAGCCGTATATACCCGAGTCTAACTCTCCTCCTGCAGGCGATTTTCTTGCAAGGGTTGACGTCACGAACCAGGAATCCTGGGATAAGCTTTTCGACTGGTACGCAGCCTTCCAGACCGAGAGAATGAAGGTTACGCCCCAGATTCAAAAGCTCACCGACAGCCTTGTTGCCTCTGCCCTGACTAAGGACGATACAATAGCGGCGCTCTATTA containing:
- a CDS encoding NAD(P)-dependent oxidoreductase, producing MSERVLVTGASGFLGSHICEAARSRGYDVYALIRPESSAGWLGEGLNVIRAELSDKDKISSYLEGIDYVIHNAGVLATTSRNERDSRRTNLELTKKLVVECINKGVKRFVFVSSLAAGGPGSGPEARTETDPDRPVSHYGRSKLEAERTLSSLSKSLFTISLRYSMIYGPRDRNILGFFKAASGRTIPLMGYKPIYTSMVYVKDAANAALSALSAEVEPGGVYQITDGECYTLDLLYDCIEDVLGKEKKGRRRKIPFWLVSLAAWWNHDIANARGISPDQVRQFRALYWYASAEKARRELGWKPGFRLKEGLRATVDWYKEHGWL
- a CDS encoding amidohydrolase family protein; translated protein: MNASNHFLLKAKHVVSMDEKASLFSPGYVEIEGGTIKSTGSTEDKVFSVETIDYGDAAIIPGLINSHNHAAMCLFRGIADDLPLDEWLSGHIWPLEAKHLSPEFIRAGVRLAAVEMLKSGTTFFSDMYFFEHEAARAAKDAGIRIQLGEGLLAFPTPSAKNPEDTFKNIKEQYEKYRDDSLVHLSIACHSTYATTEDQLHRAAELASLWNLPVQIHCAETEKEAQESIAKRGKSQVAYLSEIGLLDTRIGLVHMVWPQEGDLDLLKKDNIGVVLCPQSNLKLASGIPPFGLYLKKGIRMSLGTDSAASNNNLDIWEEMRLAALLAKGSSLDPTSLSAKEALRTVTIDAARTWGIEAELGSIEVGKKADVVVVDLSRPHNTPSYDVYSTLVYAAGGSDVRDVYVEGRRVLKDGKVTGLDEAEVLKEARCWSKKIRDSRANV